A region from the bacterium genome encodes:
- a CDS encoding Fic family protein has translation MPNIDQISKERAKELFGSREIESFEVGTTRGLQQIHEYLFGKLYDFAGQIRVKDISKGGFRFASSLYLEESLKKIDKMSESTFEQIVAKYVEMNIAHPFMEGNGRSMRIWLDLMLKKNLKQCVDWVKIDKADYLNAMERSPVNDLEIRELLRAALTNKIDDCEVFMKGVEQSYYYEETEFYK, from the coding sequence ATGCCTAATATTGATCAAATCAGCAAAGAACGAGCCAAAGAACTTTTTGGTAGTCGGGAAATTGAAAGTTTTGAAGTTGGCACAACCAGAGGGTTGCAACAAATCCACGAATATTTATTCGGAAAGCTTTACGATTTTGCTGGACAGATCCGCGTCAAAGATATAAGCAAAGGTGGCTTTCGATTTGCTTCTTCTTTGTATCTGGAGGAAAGCTTAAAAAAGATCGACAAAATGTCGGAAAGTACTTTTGAGCAAATCGTCGCGAAATATGTGGAAATGAATATAGCTCATCCGTTTATGGAAGGAAACGGGCGGAGTATGAGGATCTGGCTTGATTTGATGTTGAAAAAAAATCTCAAGCAATGTGTTGATTGGGTCAAGATTGATAAAGCCGACTATTTGAATGCAATGGAGCGCAGTCCGGTAAATGACCTCGAGATTCGCGAGCTTCTGCGCGCCGCTTTGACCAATAAAATTGACGACTGCGAAGTTTTCATGAAGGGGGTGGAGCAATCATATTATTACGAAGAAACAGAATTTTATAAATAG